Part of the Scylla paramamosain isolate STU-SP2022 chromosome 15, ASM3559412v1, whole genome shotgun sequence genome, acactgctcGGCTCCCTTTACAATGTAGCTCCTTTTTCCTTGGCTTAAATTAATTTCTCACCAGAGCCACACATGCTACTTCCATACATGTTCCTCAGACTTCTcacctccattacattcaatttcctcttctctactaCTCCCACATTCTATATTTAGGCCCCATACAGTGTAGTAATACAGATTCCCACATCACTTCATTTCTCTATGTTAAAGTAATATTCTACAACTTAATGCCCAGGAATTCACTTACCTGTTCCTATGAAGAGCACATCATATGCTTTCTTAGTAGCAGTGCGCACCTGAGGATCCACCGTGATGGCAGTGAACCGCCCACTGTACCTAAGAAGCAGACACATAGCTTAGAAATTTTCATTGAAGAGCTGTTGGGCCAGAATTATTTAAATGATTATCTTGATATCTACATAACATGGTGATATTCTTGTAAAAGGGATAGTTACGGGATTTGCAATAAGTAAAATTCTTAACATAATGCAGCAGAAAATAGTAAAATCTATAATTTTGATAAatactgaaaacaaaacaagactgATCTAATAATTTCCAAAATATATCCAAGGCATCATTACAACTAATGGAAACATTTTGAATGTCTTCAACATATCCAAGTGAAAGCAAGGTTAATTTGACCACTTCTAATGTTGCATTCAAATTATCATACCGAAAACTGGTGCTGATCATGACGGGCTGACCAAAGAATGCAGGCACTGCTTCATCCATGAGAGAATGAGACTTTATGAAGTTGAGGGTAACATCAGGCAGTGTGCTGGAATCCTTCACACACTGGCCTGGTCTGGGTTCAGGGACCTGAAGAATTTTTTAATAGTCTTAATAGTCTTGAATAGTCTTTTTCCATATTCAGAGTATATTTACTAGCCCATTTTCTTGAATTCTGCATCACAGAAGTGAGGAATATTCTTAGGCAGTAGATACATTCAACATAAAATATTTGCTATTACATTTTTTACTCACTTGCATTCCTATTGTATCCACCTTGATAATGCAAAGCTAACCATACCTTCATCTTCATGATTTTCACTGATATATTTTAGAATATTAAGCCTTCTGCTTTTCTGGTTTCCAACAACTTtcacacacctttttttttataagaataTTAAGACATTTCTGAACAAATATGGCCTTCCTTCAAGAGCTGTTATATATGTACTTTAAGGCAGCAGCAATTAAACTAAATATATGTAGCATATACAATGAGGCAAAGAGCAGCAGGAAATAAGTGTTGTCATAAATACATACAGAACTGTTATATGGAAACCTTAAGCTACAAATTGGACAAATGCAAGTGATGGCAGATGTCTCATGTAATTTACTGAATACTGTGCTGGAAGTAATACTTTGctaaaagtgaaaacaaaatgGTTGTATGGATGATTACAAAGGCCTTAAAAGAATCTTgggatgtgatcattattgtggTCCTGACATCTAAGGCActgttctttaatttcctggttAGGTGTACAATCTCCAGCTCCAGTCTCTCATGGCTTAATATTCACCTTGCCTTCAGATTAATAAAAAACTTCTTGCCTTGGCCTGGGTCCTCAGTTGGCTGTGTCAACACTTCAGTTCCAGGATGTGCACAAAATTAGTCTCAGTATTTGTATGAATGCTCAGTATGAATGCGTGGTAGAAGAGCTAGACAAAAGATATCCACCTGAAGGCTTATCAACACCTCTTTGGACAGGATATAATTAACTGGGAGTAAGGTTTTAAGGTACACACTCAGACCCACCTGTTGATGACTTTATACTTAAGTTATGAACAGTGTGTACTGTACTTTGAACAGGTGTTAGATATTTATGACATTTCTCATTATACTATCTGCACAATATTACTCAAAGAACTAATGTAATGCTTTTATCTCACATTAGtataaaaatgtgaataaactATGGACAGTGTCAGCACTCAAAAAATGTTCCAATTCTAGTCTTTTTCGCATGAATTCCTTTTAATGAGGCTACTTATGCTACATACCTTTGTGGATTGCACAGGCAGCCAATTGGCATGAACTGATGCCTGTCCCTTGAAAGGCCCTTCAAAAGTGTCCATGATGTCCTGGAAAGTGAAGGCGCAGATGGCTGACCCGGGAATGGAGTTCTCAGGTGTTGTGAAGATACCGTAGACCAAGGTTGTGGCATGACCCCCATAGCGTCCCTCTACTGGGTCTGTGACAGCCTCTGTGGTGATGCAATGATGATAACTGTACCTTAGAAAATATCCCTATGAAGATAGAACATTTGCTCCTTTGTaatggtctgagagagagagagggagagagagcagaaaaatACTGAGAAAGATGTATGCACACAAGCAcatagagagagacaggcacaaGAATAATCAAAGTAGATAtataaagacaggaagaaacaccgatactgacaaaaaaaaactgtactgCCTAAAACACACCTAAAGAGAGGCAGACACTGTTTATGTGTACACAGGCAGGAACAAGAATGAATGCAGACAAATGAAAGATACTTACGGATCTCAttgaaataaaagggaaagtcCCCTGAGACGGAACAGTTGAGTCTGGACTTGAGGTAGGAGGTCCACTTGTTGCGGAACTTGTGTGGTCCACCCTTGTCATGGCGGCAGACTCTGGCCACGCGTGAATACAGGGTCTGAGGAATGAAGGATCTTGGTAATATATACAAAGTAATTCAAGCAGATCTACAATAACACTGACACACATCGTAAAATTGAAAATACATTCTTGTCAGTAATTcttttaaagaaaagaaagctgaCAAAAGTTTCTGCATAGCGTTCAACCATGTGTTCATAAAATATAACAAACTGGAAAATAACTGCAATCTACGCACATACAACATTTATATAAattgtatatgaataaataacaacatctaaggaagtggagagagaaaaaaaaaaaaaaaaaaaaaaaaagcaccatatCAATGTGACatgaaaaatgctcaaaatgAGATCATGGTAAATTGTTTCTGCATTAACTAAGTGCTGATTCAATGACAAAAATTTTACTTTAGTTCACAAatggaaaaaatacaaaaagactTCAAACAAAtattgacaataataataataataataataataataataataataataataataataataataataataataacaacaacaacaaataaaataataataataataataataataataataataataataataataataataataataacagctgcATAAAGGAGAATTTGTTGGAGTTCCATTAAGGATGTGTGGTCATAAGCCTGCTGTGCAAGGGTGGTGGCTGCACAGACAGCAGACAGCCTCATGACACACATCTCCAAGGAATGAGTTAATGGGATGGGACTAAAACCAGGATGGTGCTTGGCAAGAAACATTATGCATGAAATTGATGAAGATTTGTACTTCGTATGACAAATAAGATGATTCAAATAAAATACGAGAGTTGCCAGTTGACTTGATTGAAGGAAACATTATAAATCAATTGTCTGAAATAAAATCATATAAAATCAATCAAAATTTTGCAATGTAGatcatggtgtttttttttttttttttttttttttttttttttgcacaacaTGAAACACAAAACACTGGGGCACTCACCTTGCCACAGTTAAGATACTCCACGGCAATTTCACGGAAGAAGAAATATACAAAGTCTCCCAGTGCAAAAGAACTCACAAAGTTTGGATCTGTAACATTATAGATTTTattaaagaacaggaaaaagaaaaaaatacaagtgaagAGATGAAAATGAAGTAATATGACagtactaatatatatatatatatatatatacatatatatatatatatatatatatatatatatatatatatatatatatatatatatatatatatatatatatatatatatatatatggcctgCAGATTTAGGAATGAAAATGTTATAGCATCAAGAAAACTATGAATACATTCTTAAAAACAAGGCAACTAGGAGATGGGCATGGAGGAGCCTAGACTGTGACACTACGTTGAGATTTACTTGATTCTTAATGAGAGGCACTTGACATAATGAAGAATAatgtattaataaataaaccGAAGTGTAGCCGACAGAGCAGTCAGATGCAAAGTGGCACATGATCCAACACTCGAGAATGGTCATAATTACTTATATTCTACTGGTCAAAACTTCACTAAAACTCTCAAGATAAGTTCCATTGTTGTGTATTAACAATCATGGCAGTAGTTATGTTTCAATGGAAAATAAGCTATAGTTAAGTGGTTGCCATAATATAGGATgttgaataaaactcaatagtGTGATAACACCTAATGAATAACATCATTATGGACATTGCTTACATTTAACACTGTCAAACATGCCGGACATAACTACCATAATACTCAAGATCCACAGctacacaaaatatatttatttttatttatctatcactaTTACTTTCTTCAAGATCCATAGCTGTACaaaatatatttacttttatttatctatcacattattttctttctttaaatccTGCACACTGGTTTACTCACAATTGAGGGTGGCTAAGTCGTACTGCTCTGTCCTCAGCGGGTTGCGGTAGATGAGCGGCTCCAGCCCGGCGAAATCCGCGATAGTGGCTACATACAGCTGGTCATCTGTCCCCcgtgacaaacaaacaaacacacacacacacacacacacacaccatcagttggagggtgaggatgggaaggaaagaaaaaaaagttagaattCATTACTTTATAGAACATTCAACTTTACTACTACaatcacaagaagaagaagaagaagaaatactgagagagagagagagagagagagagagagagagagagagagagagagagagagagagagagagagagagagagagagagagacctgcaacctgttataataataataataataataataataataataataataataataataataataataataataataataataataataataataataataatttttcatttatcttaaaGTATACAGTTTGTACCGGTTATACAGAAACTAAACCTTTCAAAAAAGATAAAGTTTACATTAAAATCTAAAATGGAGTAACGCATTTAAAACGTATTCATCAAAAGTCTCCTGGCTTAACAACATTACACGAACACTGCGGGTAAAGTCATCACGAGCCAGACCAAAGCATTTCATATTAATTGTTGGTCTTCTCGAACAGCTTCAATCAAACAAATACCTCAAGAGATTAACATTGTTTTTAACGTGTCCTTTGGTGTACGTCTTTGAAGTAGCCCTAAAATTGTCCACCTTCTAATATCTAATCATGCTTATTCTATCACTTTGTCCTCTCCTTGGATTCCTCCGAACGTAATCTCACATTTGTATCTTTCCCTATCGctccaatacctcctcaggatccccaaagcacagggggacctgaggaatgactactgctaccGTATAAGGGACCGACAcctcccccccatctctctctccctctgtgctGAATGAATAACAGGTGATTATGTCTGccctttttttttgcccttggctagagtccctcttgaaaaataaataaagtacgtATATTCAGTAATGTATTTTGCTATCGAATCGAACAAGTTCATGTGATATTCCATTACAGGAACGCAAACTATCTCATCATAAGGCATAAAAGGAAAGCTTCGAAGCGGATAAAAACATAGAACCAAATTGTTCCGCTACCTAGATGAAAAAGGAGCCATTAGACTATAAGAGACAAAAGGACAATATCAAAGTTGTATCATTCCAGGCAGAGACGAAATAATAAAGTGAAACTCCACCACCTCAAACTTTCAGGcagcataaagaaaaaattgagagaaagaTCCCAGAAAAGGTAAGAAGGTGAATTGGCTCCACGTCAAGAGCTCGCGGAGTCCCCAACTCTGGGATTCAGCTCTATTTGCAAACAGTTACGCCACCTGAGAGGGATAAAAGCCTCGAAAGACAAAGCCTCGGACTCTCTTTGTTCCTGTGAAGGATGGTGCCAGAgggcttggaggaggaggaggaggaaaaaaagtaggagcGGAGAATGGGAAAAGATGTGCAGAATGAGGACGAAgaaagttgataaaaaaaaaaaaagagcaggagaaaaatgttaagaaatggggaggaagaaaagaggtaaaggaaaatgagaggaaaatagaggaaaaggtaaaaaaaaatgctgaatgagtagggaaaagaggaaaaaggaaaggcgagagaaaaaaaagaaacagaaggagaatATCAAGAAAATGTAAGGTCAGAGAATAcggagaaaacgaggaaaagaagaaacaagagagaaagaaaggccgAATATAACAAAAGCACGGAGATAGAAAGGAGGATGATTCAGAAAATacgttattatcattttatatgCATTGTAGTTCCATCTTTCACTGCGTCTTTTCTCCAAAATCTTGCGTTAACTCCTGCTAGTCTATACAACTTCACTCACAGCCCTGTTAGCCTACACTCATAGCCTTAACAATATTTATACCTTTCCTGTTGCCCCTGTTAATTTAAACCTCTCAGAATCCTgtcaattcatttttttccataggTCTCGACAGTTTACAAGATACCCAGGTCCCTTTATCTTTAAGTCTTCACGGCCTGCACTCCGCGAcgtgcctgcctccctcactcctccataGCAGGCTCAAGCACCTCTCCCTTCATATCCTTACGTAACTGGACTTTCCTCATACTGCACAAGCTTTTACGCCCACCCTTGTTTCCCCGGCGGCTATAAAACCAGACATGCAAAAAGAAATCATAGTGGAATGAAAAGGTTTAATCAGTATAAACAAAACAGCGGCCATCTTTCTCCCGGTGGCGAGCGGCAAGGGGGCGCGTTCCAGCACCGCCAATTAGCGACTTGGTTCACACAGGGAGCAAAAAACGCACCGCTGGATTACTGAAATCCTTTGATGGCTCCCACAAGGATTTTTACCGGAcctcttttcattcctcacTAATATCAAcctataaataaatgaatgaaaacggatgaataaatataaacagaacaatgatatttttttccatctgtgCTTTGTTtcatcacgttgaaaaacacatACCAACATACTGTAATCTTACGTAAAACTTCACTActtaaatatatgaatgaatagatacCTAATGAATATACAAATGGTTAACTGAACAAAaagatacataaacaaatacatgTATAAATAAACACAGCTGTGGAAGGACACAAGTTTTAAAACAGTAAGTGGAAATGTAGacctctttatgtgtgtgtgtgtgtgtgtgtgtgtgtgtgtgtgtgtgtgtgtgtgtgtgtgtgtgtgtgtgtgtgtgtgtgtgtgtgtgtgtgtgtgtgtgtgtgtgtgtgtgtgtgtgtgtgtgtgtgtgtgtgtgtgagagagagagagagagagagagagagagagagagagagagagagagagagagagagagagagagagagagagagagagagagagagagagagagagagaaagtggatgcGAGGATTTCTTGCTGACCTGCAAACACGGCGGTGCTGTTGTGCGCTGGATCGAAGGGACACAAGCCACGTCCTGGGAACTCCTTTTCCTGCTCCAGGACTCCGTTCtgcttcccacacacacacacacacacacacacacacacacacacacacaatggaacaaaaataagagaatattaaTACTTGCTTTGTCATTCTGTAAACTTAACCATACATGTATATTTGTCTTAGTGGATTTTGGTCTGACGTTAGATATAGGgactaaataaacacacacacacacacacacacacctgacaaatCTGAACTgaaacatacatataaatacCTGCAATCCTGAGTTTAAAATGCCTCACCAtcctcccccacaccccccaAGAAAATAAACCTTGAACCACTGAACTTTAAATCATTTACAAATCCccacaactactactgccaccaccaccaccgctactactgttactaccacaaccactacaactactacttacCGCCAGCCTGAACTCCCGACACATGGGATTGTACGCGTTGGTGCCACAGATGAGAAAATGTCCGGGAGACGTCTCCATCAGGATCCTTACGTAGTTCTGACAGCTGTTCTCCGTGCCGCCCTTCATCATGCAGGACTTCTTGTGGCCCGTGTTAGGATGCCACACGACCCGCTGCgagagaagagacaggagaCATAAGATAAAGAGTCTATTTAGGCAAGAGTTTGGCTGTGTCTCTTATTTCTAAATGCTTCGAGGTTTTGCGAGAGCTGTTTCCAAAGGTTACGAATAATTTAGTAGCATTCTCACGATATTTGTTCCCGTTAATGAtgtagaatctttgttaaactgtcaccagCATCATGAAAACGGTATGGAAAACCTACAACTTGTTGAGGtataggagaggaaaggtactgaaatatacaagaatacgaatgagagagagagagagagagagagagagagagagagagagagagagagagagagagagagagagagagagagagagagagagagaatgtgaagaaCGTAATACTCCGATAGCGTGACAGATTAATAGTGtgactgtttgtgtgtggtgaaagaataaaggtgtggcgaagaggagagatg contains:
- the LOC135107712 gene encoding semaphorin-1A-like isoform X3, whose amino-acid sequence is MRFMGNDTTEQDFKLILYDSSGSLLVGGRNVIYNLSVSDLQEQTRVVWHPNTGHKKSCMMKGGTENSCQNYVRILMETSPGHFLICGTNAYNPMCREFRLANGVLEQEKEFPGRGLCPFDPAHNSTAVFADDQLYVATIADFAGLEPLIYRNPLRTEQYDLATLNYPNFVSSFALGDFVYFFFREIAVEYLNCGKTLYSRVARVCRHDKGGPHKFRNKWTSYLKSRLNCSVSGDFPFYFNEIQAVTDPVEGRYGGHATTLVYGIFTTPENSIPGSAICAFTFQDIMDTFEGPFKGQASVHANWLPVQSTKVPEPRPGQCVKDSSTLPDVTLNFIKSHSLMDEAVPAFFGQPVMISTSFRYSGRFTAITVDPQVRTATKKAYDVLFIGTDDGKVIKAINTKSADSYQEVEPFIIEEISVFPSHVAVTVLRVLRPRGKSPRLLVGSHSRIYTVALARCYKDKIMSCSECVALQDPYCSWYKDIHKCQLTTQDKESIQNVSEGVHSDCGKPEIKTKKPSASVDKWDTTGSPPTDYGHAGNGDHNLPSTTSVPLQFTAETLAIAVASATIGALILGFITGFFCGKKCNKDEDNQLYADTDYEYFDQRQNPNSGQAGEFGAMAVMNTGCVQYPASQPDAPPHFHPPPNKLSELSSSLFQSEIFHTPYQPSH
- the LOC135107712 gene encoding semaphorin-1A-like isoform X4 codes for the protein MRFMGNDTTEQDFKLILYDSSGSLLVGGRNVIYNLSVSDLQEQTRVVWHPNTGHKKSCMMKGGTENSCQNYVRILMETSPGHFLICGTNAYNPMCREFRLANGVLEQEKEFPGRGLCPFDPAHNSTAVFADDQLYVATIADFAGLEPLIYRNPLRTEQYDLATLNYPNFVSSFALGDFVYFFFREIAVEYLNCGKTLYSRVARVCRHDKGGPHKFRNKWTSYLKSRLNCSVSGDFPFYFNEIQAVTDPVEGRYGGHATTLVYGIFTTPENSIPGSAICAFTFQDIMDTFEGPFKGQASVHANWLPVQSTKVPEPRPGQCVKDSSTLPDVTLNFIKSHSLMDEAVPAFFGQPVMISTSFRYSGRFTAITVDPQVRTATKKAYDVLFIGTDDGKVIKAINTKSADSYQEVEPFIIEEISVFPSHVAVTVLRVLRPRGKSPRLLVGSHSRIYTVALARCYKDKIMSCSECVALQDPYCSWYKDIHKCQLTTQDKESIQNVSEGVHSDCGKPEIKTKKPSASVDKWDTTGSPPTDYGHAGNGDHNLPSTTSVPLQFTAETLAIAVASATIGALILGFITGFFCGKKCNKDEDNQLYADTDYEYFDQRQNPNSGQAGEFGAMAVMNTGCVQYPASQPDAPPHFHPPPNKLSEPSH